Genomic DNA from Rhodoferax mekongensis:
GCCCGAGCACTTCAAGGTGGACCTTTGGCACGAACCCAACATTGAGGACAACGTGTTCGGCAGCAAGGCCGTGGGCGAGCCCCCTTTCATGCTGGGCATCAGCGTGTTTGAAGCCTTGCGCGATGCGGTAGCCCAAGCCAAGGGCCCGGGTGCCGCCGTGCAACTCACGGCGCCGGCCACGGCTGAGAATGTGTTGAAAGCGCTCAAGGACTGAGCGCCTACAGGGTGGAACTACACCCCGGCCAGCGAACGCAAACCGCCGGGGTCGACCAGATTCACCGTGCGGCCTGAGCCGCTGATAAGGCTGCGCTCCCGCAGGTGGCGCAGCACGCGGGACAGTGTCTCGGGTGCGATGCCCAGTTGGGCCGCGATCAGGCGTTTGCGCTGTTGCAGCTGCACCGCGCAACCGCCTTTGTCGTTCGACTCGGCATGTTGCAGCAGCCATTCGGCACAACGCGCCTCGGCACCCTTGGCCAATCGGCTCACTGCCAGTTCGGTTTGCTCGCGGTGCGCCTGCGCCACGCCGGTGAGCATGGTGGTGCTGAGTTGGCGGTTGG
This window encodes:
- a CDS encoding Crp/Fnr family transcriptional regulator, whose protein sequence is MLAPVPTAIQSLLTHSNPERRVAGSVLLRRGDATAAAWYLESGHVVFGISGTPGNRDELLEHQLGQMQGPGWVDPTAAVLEMPAAMDVVAQTDVVLRRVPMAEFQAALAANRQLSTTMLTGVAQAHREQTELAVSRLAKGAEARCAEWLLQHAESNDKGGCAVQLQQRKRLIAAQLGIAPETLSRVLRHLRERSLISGSGRTVNLVDPGGLRSLAGV